The window AAAATTTATATTGCTGGTCATCGCGGCATGGTTGGTTCGGCCATATACCGCAAATTACGAAAAGAAGGGTACGATAATATAATTGTTAGAACTTCAAATGAGTTAGATCTAAGAAATCAACAAGCTGTTACAGATTTTTTTGCTGTTGAAAAACCTGATTATGTTTTCTTAGCTGCTGCTAAAGTTGGAGGTATTTTAGCGAACAATACGTTTAGGGCTGATTTTCTTTATGAAAACCTTTCCATACAAAATAATATAATTCATAATGCTTATGTATATGGGGTCAAAAAATTAATGTTCTTAGGTTCGAGTTGCATTTATCCAAAAATGGCTCCTCAACCTTTAAAAGAAGATTACCTTTTAACAGGAATTTTAGAGCATACAAATGAACCTTATGCAATTGCAAAAATTGCAGGGATAAAAATGTGCGATGCTTACAGAGACCAATATGGCTGTAATTTCATTTCTGTTATGCCTACAAACTTGTATGGACATAATGATAATTACCACCCTCAAAATTCACATGTATTACCTGCGCTGATTCGTAAAATACACGAGGCAAAATCCAACAATGATGCTCAAGTTACAGTTTGGGGCTCTGGTTCGCCAATGAGAGAGTTTTTATTTGCTGACGATTTAGCTGATGCTTGTTTCTTTTTGATGGAAAATTACAATGAACCAAACTTAATCAATATAGGTACTGGCCATGATTTAACAATTAAAGATCTTGCTTTACTTATAAAAAATATTCTTGGTTATGAAGGGGAGTTGATTTTTGATAAAACTAAACCTGATGGAACGCCACGCAAATTAATGGATGTTACTAAACTCCATGATTTAGGTTGGAAACATAAAATTGAATTACCTGAAGGAATTGCTTTAGCTTATCAAGATTTCGAAAGCAGGTATTAAGCAATTAATATTGCTAATTATCAGCAATTAAAAATAGATATCTTACTCTTTTTATATATAGGTAAAGTTTATATCTTTAACAAGATTAATAAAATTTACCTATATGACTTTAGTTCAGCTAGAATATATTGTAGCTATTGATACTTATCGGAGCTTTGTAACTGCTGCAGATAAGTGCTTTGTAACGCAACCTACCTTAAGCATGCAAGTGCAGAAGCTAGAAGAATTAATTGGGGCTAAAATCTTTGATAGAAGTAAACAGCCTGTAAGTCCAACTGAAATTGGTACACAAATTATTGCTCAATCCAGAATAATTCTACAGGAAAGTGGTAAGATTAAGGAGTTGATTACCAGTCAGCAACAAGATGTTTTAGGTGAATTACGCATTGGAGTTATTCCTACAGTTGCACCTTATTTACTACCGGAAGTAATTTCCGCCATGCTCGAAAAATACCCTGATTTAAAATTAATGATCTGGGAATATAATACAGAAGATATCATTCAGCATTTAAAAACAGGTGTATTGGATTGTGGAATTCTTGCAACACCTTTAATAAATGCAAATCTTACCGAACTTCCACTTTATTATGAAAACTTTGTTAGCTATATAAGCAAAAATAGTAAGTTGTTTAAAAAGAAAGCTATCGATGCTGAAGATTTAACTGATGAAAATATTTGGCTTTTAAACGAAGGTCATTGTATGCGCAATCAGGTTTTGAATATTTGTCGCTCTACTAAAAATAATCGTTTACAGGGCTTAGAATATAATACTGGAAGTGTAGAAACTTTAGTTAGAATGGTAGATCTAAACGGCGGAGCAACACTTTTACCAGAATTGGCAATTACGGAGCTTAGCGCCAAGCAAATTAGTAAAATTCGTTATTTTAAATCGCCAGAACCTGTAAGAGAAATTAGTTTAGTCACGCATAAAAATTTCATCAAAAAAAGAATGCTCAATGCCTTAAAAGACGAAATTTTAGAGATTATTCCCAAAACGATGAAGCAGAGAAAGAAAAAGGATATTATTGGAATATAAATATTGAAGCTTTTATTCTAATTCATGATTCTTGCCGACATGATCTGCTAGTTTATAACTTGAAGTATTCGGATTTTTATCTTCTAAAAAAATAAGTATAATCAGTGAAATAATAGGGATTAAAAAAGAGATAAAAAACCAAAAGCAAAATTTTCTTCCTGTTCTTTGAGCTAAAAAACCCGCTAATAACTGAGGAGATAATAGTAAACCTAGCACCAAAGAACCAACAAGTATTTCTGGCATTTTGTTATCTATTGCTTCTGTTTTTCTAACGGTGGAGCAGAAAGTAGACCTTTAATATCGCTTTCAACTTCTACTTCATCACCTTTTTTCTTTTTCTTATTTTTAGCTTTTTGAGCTTTACCACTTAAACGGTCTTCAATAATTTTATCATATTCTGTCTGTTGATCCCCTTTTAGAACATTGCGTATATTTTTTGAAGTCTCATTTTGCAATTTATAAAATTTATCTACGTCATCTTCTCTTGAAGTTCCAGCTTGTTGTCTTTTCATTAAATCAGCTTGTTCTTTAGCCTGACTAAAAGTAAAACGATAGATTACACTTTTTTGCGTGTCGTTTAATTTCAATTTTTTATCCAAGTCTTCCACGTTCTTTTGAGCGATCTCATCAGGAGTTGGCATTTTATTTTGTTGTGCATTCGCAATTCCGCACATTCCCATTACCACTAAGAATAAAAATATAACCTTCTTCATTTTTGAATAATTTATGTTGTAAAGTTAATTATTTATCTTAAAACAAGAAAGCCCACGATGTTAGTTTCGTGGGCTTTAAAATTTGGATATTGTAGCTTACAATGCTTTTTTATAAAGTTCTGCAACTGCATCCCAATTAACTGCATTCCAAATTGCAGCTAAATAATCTGGGCGTTTATTTTGATATTTCAAGTAATATGCATGTTCCCAAACATCAATACCAAAAATTGGCGTGCCTTTTACTTCAGCAACATCCATTAAAGGATTATCTTGATTTGGAGTAGAAGAAACTTGAAGTTTTTTATCAGTACCAACTGATAACCATGCCCAACCAGAACCAAAACGAGTAGCACCAGCTTCTTGCATTTTAGTTTTCAAATCTGCAAATGATCCAAATGTTTCTGTAATTGCTTTGGCTAAATCGCCAGTTGGCTCACCACCTTTATTTGGACCTAAAACGTTCCAAAATAAGGAGTGATTATAATGACCACCACCGTTATTTCTAACTGCAGCTGGATATTTTGAAATATTTTTTACAATTTCTTCGATGCTTAAATTTGCTTCAGGCTTACCTTCAACAGCTTTATTCAAGTTGGTAACGTAAGCTTGGTGATGTTTGTCATGGTGAATTTCCATGGTTGTTTTATCAATATGCGGTTCTAATGCGTCTGTAGCGTAGTGTAACGCTGGTAATTCAAAAGCCATAATATTTATGTTTAAATTTAAAAATGTATCTGTAGCAAATATAACATTCGTAGGTTAAGATTTGTTCATGTTATTATCATCAAATTGTTTAAGAAACTGGTTTTACTCTTTTTGATTTAGAAAACTATGATTTGCACATTTACATCAAGCGCTTTTTTAAGAAAAAATTTTTCATCAATTCTCCACATTCTTCAGCCATAATCCCGCCTTTTAATTCCGTTTTAGGATGCAGAAGATTTGCATTCTTCGAAATAAAGCCTCGTTTTTCTTCTCTGGCACCGTAAACTATTCTACTAATTTGAGTCCAATAACTAGCACCTGCACACATTACACAAGGCTCTATAGTTACATACAATGTACAATCTCGCAAATATTTTCCCCCAATAGTTTGTGCTGCTGAGGTAAACGCCTGCATTTCGGCATGGGCGGTTACATCGTTAAGGTGTTCGGTTAAATTATACCCTCTGCCAACAATCCTATTTTTACAAACCACAATTGCACCAATAGGAATTTCATCAGCATCCAAAGCTTTTTTAGCTTCTTCCAAAGCTAATTTCATGTAGTGAATATCTTCTTCTTCTGGATTCGTGGATTCAAAATTGTAAAAACTCATATCGCAAATATACTTTATAATCGCGTTTAGAACTCAGGGATTATAGCTTATTTCGGAGCGCAATTTTAATGCTAATCGGTTGGTTTTGTGCCTGCTTTTCATTTTAGCTCCGAAAAAATCGGAGGCTGCCATTTCAATCAGGGCTGGATTTTATAAACCTGTGTAGGAAAAATGAACTTTCAAAAATAGTCGTTAAGCTATTTTCGTTCCGTTTGGCACTTCTTTATCAACCGTAGTTAATACAATATCTCCATTTTCATCCGCAAATCCAGTCACTAAAAACTCTGACATAAATTTGCCGATCTGTTTTTTGGGGAAATTAATTACAGCGACAATTTGTTTGCCAATCAAATTATCAATGGTATAATGTTTTGTTATTTGGGCACTACTTACCTTAATTCCAAAAGCTCCAAAATCTACTTTAAGTTTATAAGCTGGTTTTCTCGCCTCTGGAAATGTTGAAACTTCCAAAATAGTTCCAATACGAAGCTCAACTTTTTCAAAATCTTCCCAGTTAATCTGTTCCATTTTACAAAATTTAGTAGCGTAAAAGTATATATTTTTTATACTGCTAGGAAGGATTGTATCACGCTTAGTGATGCTGTAAAAATAATAAACGTTATTAGCACATTTTTTTTGTTAAAAATTGAACATTAATTTATGATTTTATTACATTTAGGGTCTAAACCAAATAACCTTTAGAATATTAATGAAACAAAATTTACTAGATACGAAGGATTACATAGTATTTGCTATTTACTTCGTCATTGTAGCGGGTTACGGCTTGTATATCTACAATAAGAAAAAATCCGCCTCTACTGGCTCCAAAGATTATTTTTTGGCTGAAGGTTCTTTAACATGGTGGGCTATTGGAGCATCATTAATTGCTTCGAATATTTCAGCAGAACAGTTTATTGGGATGAGTGGTTCTGGATTTAAGATGGGTTTAGCTATTGCTTCTTACGAATGGATGGCTTCGCTAACCTTAATTATAGTTGCGGTATTTTTTATTCCAGTTTACTTGAAGAATAAAATAGCAACGATGCCACAATTTTTGCATCAACGTTATAATGGTACGGTTGCAATGATTATGGCTGTGTTTTGGTTACTGCTTTACGTTGTGGTAAATTTAACTTCTATCCTCTATCTAGGTGCTTTAGCCGTTAGTAGTATTTCAGGTTTTGATTTAGATTTATGTATGTATGCAATTGCTGCTTTTGCTATTATCATCACATTAGGTGGTATGAAAGTAATTGGTTATACGGATGTTATACAAGTTTTCTTTCTAATTCTTGGTGGTTTAGCAACAACTTATTTAGCGCTAAATCTTGTTTCTGATCATTACGGAACAAAAGGAATCTTTGAAGGCTACAGCTTAATGACTTCTAAAGCTTCAGAACATTTTCATATGATTTTGAAACCTGAAAATGAAAACTACATTGATCTTCCAGGTTTAAGCGTATTGGTTGGTGGTATGTGGATTGTAAACCTAAATTATTGGGGCTGTAATCAATACATTACGCAACGTGCTTTAGGTGCCGATTTAAAAACTGCACGTGGTGGAATTTTATTTGCTGCATTTTTAAAATTATTAATGCCAATTATTGTTGTACTTCCAGGTATTGCCGCTTATGTTTTATATAAAGATGGCGCATTTCAATCAGAAATGATGCAAGGCGGATCAGTAAATCCAGATCGTGCTTATCCGGTTTTATTAAATCTTTTACCAGCAGGATTAAAAGGACTTTCTTTCGCCGCATTAACAGCAGCTGTAGTAGCTTCATTAGCAGGTAAAGCAAATAGTATCGCAACAATTTTTACTTTAGACATTTATAAAAAAGTATTAAAAACTGATGCAACTGAAAAAAATCTGGTAAATACTGGCAAAATAGCCGTTGTTGTTGCCATGGTTTTAGGTGTATTAATTGCTCCACATTTAGGCATTGATAAAAAAGGTGGCTTCCAATTTATTCAGGAATATACAGGATTCGTTTCTCCAGGTATTTTCGCCATGTTTATACTT is drawn from Pedobacter mucosus and contains these coding sequences:
- a CDS encoding superoxide dismutase gives rise to the protein MAFELPALHYATDALEPHIDKTTMEIHHDKHHQAYVTNLNKAVEGKPEANLSIEEIVKNISKYPAAVRNNGGGHYNHSLFWNVLGPNKGGEPTGDLAKAITETFGSFADLKTKMQEAGATRFGSGWAWLSVGTDKKLQVSSTPNQDNPLMDVAEVKGTPIFGIDVWEHAYYLKYQNKRPDYLAAIWNAVNWDAVAELYKKAL
- a CDS encoding hydrogen peroxide-inducible genes activator, which encodes MTLVQLEYIVAIDTYRSFVTAADKCFVTQPTLSMQVQKLEELIGAKIFDRSKQPVSPTEIGTQIIAQSRIILQESGKIKELITSQQQDVLGELRIGVIPTVAPYLLPEVISAMLEKYPDLKLMIWEYNTEDIIQHLKTGVLDCGILATPLINANLTELPLYYENFVSYISKNSKLFKKKAIDAEDLTDENIWLLNEGHCMRNQVLNICRSTKNNRLQGLEYNTGSVETLVRMVDLNGGATLLPELAITELSAKQISKIRYFKSPEPVREISLVTHKNFIKKRMLNALKDEILEIIPKTMKQRKKKDIIGI
- a CDS encoding tRNA-binding protein; its protein translation is MEQINWEDFEKVELRIGTILEVSTFPEARKPAYKLKVDFGAFGIKVSSAQITKHYTIDNLIGKQIVAVINFPKKQIGKFMSEFLVTGFADENGDIVLTTVDKEVPNGTKIA
- a CDS encoding nucleoside deaminase, with the protein product MSFYNFESTNPEEEDIHYMKLALEEAKKALDADEIPIGAIVVCKNRIVGRGYNLTEHLNDVTAHAEMQAFTSAAQTIGGKYLRDCTLYVTIEPCVMCAGASYWTQISRIVYGAREEKRGFISKNANLLHPKTELKGGIMAEECGELMKNFFLKKRLM
- a CDS encoding sodium/sugar symporter, translated to MKQNLLDTKDYIVFAIYFVIVAGYGLYIYNKKKSASTGSKDYFLAEGSLTWWAIGASLIASNISAEQFIGMSGSGFKMGLAIASYEWMASLTLIIVAVFFIPVYLKNKIATMPQFLHQRYNGTVAMIMAVFWLLLYVVVNLTSILYLGALAVSSISGFDLDLCMYAIAAFAIIITLGGMKVIGYTDVIQVFFLILGGLATTYLALNLVSDHYGTKGIFEGYSLMTSKASEHFHMILKPENENYIDLPGLSVLVGGMWIVNLNYWGCNQYITQRALGADLKTARGGILFAAFLKLLMPIIVVLPGIAAYVLYKDGAFQSEMMQGGSVNPDRAYPVLLNLLPAGLKGLSFAALTAAVVASLAGKANSIATIFTLDIYKKVLKTDATEKNLVNTGKIAVVVAMVLGVLIAPHLGIDKKGGFQFIQEYTGFVSPGIFAMFILGFFWKRATSNAALFATIGGFGLSLFLKKLPNISDLSWLSSYGFSVKNVEGIYEIPFLDRMGFVFVFCIIGMVIISLFENKNSVNPKGLEIDAKMFKTSTSFAVGALIIIGMLVALYSVYW
- the fcl gene encoding GDP-L-fucose synthase, which produces MEKIAKIYIAGHRGMVGSAIYRKLRKEGYDNIIVRTSNELDLRNQQAVTDFFAVEKPDYVFLAAAKVGGILANNTFRADFLYENLSIQNNIIHNAYVYGVKKLMFLGSSCIYPKMAPQPLKEDYLLTGILEHTNEPYAIAKIAGIKMCDAYRDQYGCNFISVMPTNLYGHNDNYHPQNSHVLPALIRKIHEAKSNNDAQVTVWGSGSPMREFLFADDLADACFFLMENYNEPNLINIGTGHDLTIKDLALLIKNILGYEGELIFDKTKPDGTPRKLMDVTKLHDLGWKHKIELPEGIALAYQDFESRY